In Simplicispira sp. 125, one DNA window encodes the following:
- the gltA gene encoding citrate synthase encodes MKLADNKATLSFSNGSPSVDLPVYQGSIGPDVIDIRKLYAQTGMFTYDPGFLSTASCQSAITYIDGDKGELLYRGYPIEQLATKCDYLDTCYLLLKGELPNDDQRSDFHQRVLNHTMVNEQMQFFLRGFRRDAHPMAVLTGLVGALSAFYHDSTDINNPQHRDIAAIRLISKMPTLVAMAYKYGKGEPYMYPRNDLSYAGNFLRMMFGTPCEDYKVNPVIERAMDRIFILHADHEQNASTSTVRLCGSSGTNPFAAIAAGVACLWGPAHGGANEACLNMLEEIQAMGGVSKVGEFMEKVKDKNSGVKLMGFGHRVYKNYDPRAKLMQETCDEVLAELGLQNDPLFKLAKELEKIALEDDYFVQRKLYPNVDFYSGIVQRAIGIPVNLFTGIFALARTVGWIAQLNEMISDPEYKIGRPRQLFTGSPRRDI; translated from the coding sequence ATGAAGCTAGCAGACAACAAAGCCACCCTGTCGTTCAGTAACGGCAGCCCCAGCGTGGATCTGCCTGTCTACCAGGGCAGCATTGGCCCCGACGTCATCGACATCCGCAAGCTGTACGCGCAAACGGGCATGTTCACCTACGACCCGGGCTTTCTTTCCACCGCGTCGTGCCAGTCGGCCATTACCTACATCGACGGTGACAAGGGTGAGTTGCTGTACCGCGGCTACCCTATCGAGCAACTGGCCACCAAGTGCGATTACTTGGACACCTGCTACCTGCTGCTCAAAGGCGAACTGCCCAACGATGACCAGCGCAGCGACTTCCACCAGCGTGTGCTCAACCACACCATGGTGAACGAGCAAATGCAGTTCTTCCTGCGGGGCTTTCGCCGCGACGCGCACCCCATGGCCGTATTGACCGGTCTGGTGGGCGCCCTGTCGGCCTTCTATCACGACAGCACCGACATCAACAACCCGCAGCACCGCGACATCGCCGCGATCCGCCTGATCTCCAAAATGCCCACGCTGGTGGCCATGGCCTACAAGTACGGCAAGGGTGAGCCTTACATGTACCCGCGCAACGACCTCTCGTACGCAGGCAACTTCCTGCGCATGATGTTCGGCACCCCTTGCGAGGACTACAAGGTCAATCCGGTGATCGAGCGCGCAATGGACCGCATCTTCATCCTGCACGCTGACCACGAGCAAAACGCATCGACCTCCACGGTGCGCCTGTGTGGCTCCTCGGGCACCAACCCCTTTGCTGCCATTGCTGCCGGTGTGGCCTGCCTGTGGGGCCCCGCCCACGGCGGCGCCAACGAGGCCTGCCTCAACATGCTGGAAGAAATCCAGGCCATGGGTGGCGTCTCCAAGGTGGGAGAGTTCATGGAGAAGGTCAAGGACAAGAACTCCGGCGTCAAGCTGATGGGTTTTGGCCACCGCGTCTACAAGAACTACGACCCACGCGCCAAGCTCATGCAGGAAACCTGCGACGAAGTGCTGGCCGAACTGGGTCTGCAAAACGACCCGCTGTTCAAGCTGGCCAAAGAGCTGGAAAAGATTGCTCTGGAAGACGACTACTTCGTGCAGCGCAAGCTCTACCCGAACGTGGACTTCTACTCTGGTATCGTGCAGCGTGCCATCGGCATTCCTGTCAATCTGTTCACCGGCATCTTTGCACTGGCCCGCACAGTGGGCTGGATTGCCCAGCTGAACGAAATGATCAGCGATCCGGAATACAAAATTGGCCGTCCACGCCAGTTGTTCACCGGTTCACCCCGCCGCGACATCTGA
- the rnk gene encoding nucleoside diphosphate kinase regulator, whose protein sequence is MSKPPITLSSLDLDRIETLLAAIPSSVFPNKAQLQSELDRAEVLAPEQMPATVVTMNSTVKFSIAETGKEFCLTLVYPRDMDGSADRISIFAPVGSALLGLSVGDALAWPGPGGKSMTVHVTEIIYQPERSGELHR, encoded by the coding sequence GTGTCCAAACCACCGATCACCCTGTCCTCGCTGGACCTTGACCGCATTGAAACCCTGCTCGCAGCCATTCCTTCCAGCGTTTTTCCAAACAAGGCACAACTGCAGTCAGAGCTTGACCGCGCCGAAGTGCTCGCCCCCGAGCAGATGCCGGCCACGGTCGTGACCATGAATTCCACCGTCAAGTTTTCTATTGCCGAGACGGGCAAGGAGTTCTGTCTGACGCTGGTCTATCCGCGCGACATGGACGGTAGCGCAGACCGTATCTCCATCTTTGCTCCAGTGGGCAGTGCTTTGCTCGGCCTATCGGTAGGCGACGCACTGGCCTGGCCTGGTCCCGGCGGCAAAAGCATGACCGTTCATGTGACAGAAATCATCTATCAACCCGAGCGTTCTGGCGAACTTCATCGTTGA